ACTTATCAAGAACAAGACCACATATAACAAGTTTTCCACTTGATACAAGGTTCTCAAATTCGGGAACAGAGAGAAGATAGTCTATCTGTGCATCTATGTTTATCTCTACAAGAGCTGCATTTAGATGTTTTTCGTTTTCTTCGTAAAGAGGATACAGAATGTCAATGTTGTTCTCGTAAACCTTTCTAAGCAGTTTAAACTCAACTTCTGCTACTTGGAAATCGAGTTCTAAAAATTCTTTTAGGTTAACCTTTGTAGTTCCGGCAATGGCTACAAGGGGAGCCTTTAAAGTGTTAACCGCGTAGTAGATAGAGGCAAGGTTAGGTAGAACCTGAAAAGCTGTATTGGATACTATAAAGCTTTCAGGAAATAATTCAGAAATCCTGTAAACCATAGATGAAGCGCAAACTATACAGAAATCCTTTTCTCCACAAGGTTTACCTGGATCACAATTTCTTGAAAGCAGTTCCTCTAATACCTTTACAGCATTCATAAAATCTCTCGTACTTCTACAGAATTTTGGCAGGTGTCAAGTATAACAAAAGTGGATTTTCCAGTGAGATATCCACAAAGCTCTCCAGAGTTTATTATCTGACACCCATTTAGAACTTTTGTTGATAGCTCGTGGGTATGACCGTATAAAATGTAATCAAAATCGCCAGACTTTGCTAAAGAGTCAACAAAGAACGGTTCGTGCATGATTAAAAATTTTTTCCGTCAATCTCTTTGTAAAGGGGCTGTTTAACAATTAAACCACCAGAAACTTTTATCAGTCCCCCTATTTCTCCATCATTGTTTCCAAAGACACCTAGGAAATCACACTTTAGATTTGAAAGAAGAAGTTTTAGCGCAAAAGGTGAAACAATATCACCACAGTGGATAACAAGTTATACGTCAAGAGAATTAACAATATCTGTAAACTTTTTTATTTTCTCAAGGTTATCGTGAGAGTCGGATAAAACTGCTATTTTCATTTTTAATCCTCTTTTGGAGGTTTGTTGGATATAAAATCACACTCAGGATATCTACTACATCCGAAAAACTTTTTACCTTTTTTGTTTCTCCTTTCAACAACATCTCCCTCTTTACACTTTGGACACTTTCCATAAGATATTGGTTCCGTATAAGTACAGTTTGGATAGTTGGAACAAGCTATAAACTTCCCGTACTTTCCTTTCTTTATAACAAGTTCTCCTCCGCAATTTGGACAACTTTTTCCTGCTTTTTCCGGTTCCTCTTTTAGGCTTTCTTTATAAGTACAATCAGGGTAGTTTGAACAAGCAATAAAGCTTCCGTACTTTCCATGAATCTTTAAAAGTTCTCCTCCACACTTTGGACACTTTCTACCAATCTTCTCACCTTTAAGGTTTTTAAGTTCTCTTTCCGCCTTTTCAAGAAGATCTTTAAACTCGCCAAAGTAAAACTCTTTTAAAAGTTCTTTCCACTCTTTCTTTCCTTCTTCTATTTTGTCTAGTTCTTCCTCAACATTTGCTGTAAACTTTACATCAACAATTTTAGGGAAAAACTTTTTCAAGATTTTATTTACAAATTCTCCTAGTTCGGTAGGTTTTAATTTCTGTTTTTCCTTTTCAACGTACCCTCTCTGGATGATATTGGAAATTATTGTTGCGTAAGTTGAAGGACGCCCTACTCCTTCTTCTTCTAGGGCCTTAACAAGAGTTCCTTCTGTATATCTTGGTGGAGGTTCTGTAAAGTGCTGAACTCCCTTTATCTCTTTAGCTTCAACTTCATCGCCTTTGGAAAGTTTTGGTAGAGGCTTTTCTTCAACTTCTATTGGATAGACTTTCAAGAAACCTTCTTTCTGTAAAACGCTTCCGGTTGCTCTAAAAGTCAAGCCGTTTCCTTCTATGTCTATTGAGACCGTACTGAAAACTGCATCTTCCATTTGAGATGCAACAAACCTTCTCCAGATAAGATCATAGAGTTTGTATTGCTGAGGCGTAAGATACTTTTTTACACTTTCGGGAGTTCTATAAACGGAAGTTGGGCGTATTGCTTCATGGGCATCTTGGACATTTTTGGAACTTTTTGAATCGTAAGTTCTTTTTGTCCTTGGAAGAGAATCTTCTCCAAAAGTTTCTTTTATGAAGTTCCTAACCTCCTTTATGGCTTCATCTGAAATTCTCGTTGAATCCGTTCTCATATAAGTTATTAAACCTACCCTTTCATCTCCAAGATCTATACCTTCATAAAGTTGTTGAGCTATCTGCATTGTGAGTTTTGCAGGAAAACCAAACTTCTTAGAAGCTTCTTGCTGAAGAGTTGAGGTAATAAAGGGAGGGTATGGTTTCCTTTTT
This DNA window, taken from Desulfurobacteriaceae bacterium, encodes the following:
- a CDS encoding metallophosphoesterase family protein; protein product: MHEPFFVDSLAKSGDFDYILYGHTHELSTKVLNGCQIINSGELCGYLTGKSTFVILDTCQNSVEVREIL
- the topA gene encoding type I DNA topoisomerase, whose product is MGKKKLLIVESPAKAKTIQKYLGKEFTVKASMGHVIDLPEKEFGVDIESGFKPKYVVIEGKDKVLREIKKAAKESSEVFLATDPDREGEAISWHIANALKRIRKEGIYRVRFHEITKKAIEEAIKNPDKIDENKVNAQQARRILDRIVGYTISPLLSRKFKKALSAGRVQSVALRLICDREEEIRNFVPREYWTVEGKFKKDSFEFPAKLFKVDGKKLEKFSIPNEENARKLVERAKNAEFKITRVERKERKRKPYPPFITSTLQQEASKKFGFPAKLTMQIAQQLYEGIDLGDERVGLITYMRTDSTRISDEAIKEVRNFIKETFGEDSLPRTKRTYDSKSSKNVQDAHEAIRPTSVYRTPESVKKYLTPQQYKLYDLIWRRFVASQMEDAVFSTVSIDIEGNGLTFRATGSVLQKEGFLKVYPIEVEEKPLPKLSKGDEVEAKEIKGVQHFTEPPPRYTEGTLVKALEEEGVGRPSTYATIISNIIQRGYVEKEKQKLKPTELGEFVNKILKKFFPKIVDVKFTANVEEELDKIEEGKKEWKELLKEFYFGEFKDLLEKAERELKNLKGEKIGRKCPKCGGELLKIHGKYGSFIACSNYPDCTYKESLKEEPEKAGKSCPNCGGELVIKKGKYGKFIACSNYPNCTYTEPISYGKCPKCKEGDVVERRNKKGKKFFGCSRYPECDFISNKPPKED